The Algoriphagus sanaruensis genome window below encodes:
- a CDS encoding response regulator transcription factor has protein sequence MSEKQKIKVLVVDDEPDIVEILKYNLQKEGYEVATAEDGIKGVKTATKFLPDVILLDIMMPNQDGVETCLQIRQIPELKNTYIIFLTARMEEYSEVAAFDVGADDYITKPIKPRALMSRIAALFRRESKKEQEHAIIKIRDLVIDRGSYTIAKGGKTIILPKKEFELLYFLAKNPNMVFSRDELLQNIWGTDVFVLARTVDVHIRKVREKIGEEYITTVKGVGYKFEQA, from the coding sequence ATGAGCGAGAAGCAAAAAATCAAAGTCCTAGTCGTAGACGACGAGCCGGACATTGTAGAAATTCTCAAATACAACCTACAAAAGGAAGGCTATGAAGTGGCCACAGCGGAAGACGGCATCAAAGGTGTAAAAACAGCCACTAAATTTTTACCTGACGTGATTCTGCTCGATATCATGATGCCCAATCAAGATGGTGTAGAAACCTGCCTCCAAATCCGACAAATTCCTGAATTAAAAAATACCTATATCATTTTTCTAACTGCACGAATGGAGGAATACTCCGAGGTGGCAGCCTTTGATGTAGGGGCAGATGACTACATCACCAAACCTATCAAGCCCAGAGCTTTGATGAGTCGAATTGCCGCCCTTTTTCGAAGAGAGTCCAAAAAAGAACAAGAGCATGCCATTATTAAAATCCGGGATTTGGTAATCGATCGAGGAAGCTATACCATAGCTAAAGGTGGAAAAACGATTATCCTTCCAAAAAAAGAGTTTGAATTGCTGTATTTCTTAGCCAAAAATCCTAATATGGTTTTCAGCAGGGATGAGTTGCTTCAAAATATCTGGGGAACAGATGTATTTGTATTGGCTCGAACCGTAGATGTGCATATCAGGAAAGTCAGAGAGAAAATCGGTGAAGAATACATTACGACAGTCAAAGGGGTCGGCTACAAGTTTGAACAAGCCTAA
- a CDS encoding DUF3108 domain-containing protein has translation MNRLSYLSTVFSLWIFSTLSLAQSKNTAFTYGEELHFEVSYGWLDLAEAKLQIAKRPITEGEKAHFKIDAFGKTKGAATIFGRVNDNWGTHLDTGSLLPTLSYRHIEEGKYRKHEKVYFDQVNRKAKMELYDRENKSIKEVKEFSLPGQVQDLVSGFYLLRTMNLANLKVGEEVLIRGFFDKEIYNLKLIFEGTELLETSLGKKETYIFSPHVPKNKLFRGEYPVKVWVTKDQNKIPVKIKANLFVGSLNIDIATAKGLRNN, from the coding sequence ATGAATCGCCTCAGCTACCTTAGTACAGTATTTTCCCTTTGGATATTTTCCACTCTAAGCCTTGCTCAGAGTAAAAATACCGCATTCACTTATGGGGAAGAGCTTCATTTCGAGGTGAGCTATGGCTGGCTTGATCTTGCAGAGGCCAAACTCCAAATTGCAAAAAGACCAATCACGGAGGGGGAAAAAGCCCATTTTAAAATTGATGCTTTTGGAAAAACAAAAGGTGCCGCTACAATTTTCGGAAGAGTAAATGACAATTGGGGAACTCATCTGGACACAGGCTCACTTTTACCTACCCTTTCCTATCGACATATCGAGGAAGGAAAGTACCGAAAACATGAGAAAGTCTATTTTGACCAAGTCAATAGAAAAGCAAAAATGGAGCTTTATGATCGAGAAAATAAATCCATCAAGGAAGTAAAAGAATTCAGCTTGCCTGGACAAGTTCAGGATTTGGTGAGTGGTTTTTACCTGCTTCGAACCATGAATTTGGCAAATCTGAAAGTTGGTGAGGAGGTTTTAATTCGTGGATTTTTCGATAAAGAAATTTATAACCTAAAATTAATATTCGAGGGCACTGAACTCTTGGAAACAAGCCTAGGAAAAAAAGAAACCTACATTTTTTCTCCACATGTCCCTAAGAATAAGCTGTTTCGTGGGGAATACCCTGTCAAAGTCTGGGTAACTAAGGATCAAAACAAAATTCCGGTGAAAATTAAGGCGAATTTGTTTGTTGGCTCCTTAAACATCGACATTGCTACCGCTAAAGGCCTGCGAAACAACTAA
- the queA gene encoding tRNA preQ1(34) S-adenosylmethionine ribosyltransferase-isomerase QueA, protein MKLSDFKFDVPKKLIALYPTDNRDESRLMVVHRKTGEIEHRTFKDILEYFGEGDVFVTNDTKVFPARLYGNKEKTGAKIEVFLLRELNPELRLWDVLVDPARKIRVGNKLYFGDSDLVAEVIDNTTSRGRTIRFLFDGNEEEFQKTIDSLGETPLLKEFIERKIEPEDRDRYQTVFAKNVGAVAAPTAGLHFTPQLLKRLELKGVEVTPITLHVGLGTFRQVDVEDLTKHKMDSENYDIPQKTVELVNEALDAKKRVVAVGTTSLKTVESSVTAGGRLKASNGWTDKFIIPPYDFKIANSLITNFHLPESTLLMTASAFGGYDLIMKAYKEAVKEKYRFFSYGDAMLIL, encoded by the coding sequence ATGAAATTATCAGATTTCAAATTTGACGTTCCAAAAAAACTTATCGCCCTCTATCCAACAGATAATCGAGACGAATCCCGTCTGATGGTTGTCCACCGAAAAACGGGAGAAATCGAACATCGTACATTTAAAGATATCCTCGAATATTTCGGTGAGGGGGATGTTTTTGTTACTAATGATACGAAGGTCTTTCCTGCCCGTCTTTATGGAAATAAGGAGAAGACAGGAGCTAAAATTGAAGTTTTCTTGCTCAGAGAATTGAATCCTGAGTTAAGGCTTTGGGACGTTTTAGTTGATCCTGCTCGAAAAATCCGTGTAGGAAATAAACTTTACTTTGGAGACAGCGACTTGGTTGCCGAGGTAATTGATAACACCACCTCTCGTGGACGAACGATCCGATTTTTGTTTGATGGCAATGAGGAAGAATTCCAAAAAACCATCGACTCTTTGGGTGAGACTCCATTGTTGAAGGAATTTATCGAAAGAAAAATCGAGCCAGAAGATCGCGATAGATATCAGACCGTTTTTGCCAAGAATGTAGGAGCAGTAGCCGCTCCAACTGCAGGTTTGCATTTTACGCCGCAATTATTGAAGCGTTTGGAATTGAAAGGCGTGGAGGTTACTCCGATTACCTTACACGTGGGTCTTGGAACATTTAGACAAGTGGACGTCGAAGACTTGACCAAGCATAAAATGGATTCAGAGAATTATGATATTCCTCAAAAAACTGTCGAATTGGTCAATGAGGCACTTGATGCCAAAAAACGAGTGGTAGCTGTGGGTACAACTTCTTTGAAAACCGTAGAATCTTCTGTAACTGCTGGAGGTAGATTGAAGGCGAGCAATGGCTGGACGGATAAGTTTATCATTCCTCCTTATGACTTTAAAATTGCAAACTCGTTGATCACTAATTTCCATTTGCCAGAGTCTACTTTATTGATGACCGCATCAGCTTTTGGAGGATATGATTTGATCATGAAGGCTTACAAGGAAGCTGTGAAAGAAAAATATCGTTTCTTCTCCTACGGAGATGCAATGTTGATTCTCTAA
- a CDS encoding DUF3037 domain-containing protein, with translation MQENHLFEYALIRVVPRVEREEFVNVGVLVCCKRLDLLLCRITIPQEKVLALDPNADLEVIAEYLDSFEKICRGERGPNPIALQDAASRFRWLTANRSSMLQTSRPHGGLSDDLEKTLESLFENYVA, from the coding sequence ATGCAAGAAAATCACTTGTTTGAGTACGCACTGATCCGCGTAGTACCCCGAGTAGAGCGAGAAGAATTTGTCAATGTGGGAGTCTTGGTATGCTGTAAGCGGCTTGACTTGCTGTTATGTCGGATAACCATTCCTCAAGAAAAGGTATTGGCATTGGACCCAAATGCAGATCTAGAAGTGATTGCCGAATACCTGGATTCCTTCGAAAAAATATGTCGTGGGGAGCGAGGTCCCAATCCAATTGCCTTGCAAGATGCAGCTTCCAGATTTCGTTGGCTTACTGCGAATCGGAGTTCAATGCTTCAAACTTCACGACCGCATGGGGGATTGTCAGATGATTTGGAAAAAACGTTGGAATCTCTTTTCGAAAATTATGTAGCCTGA
- the rpsI gene encoding 30S ribosomal protein S9: MEMINTIGRRKTSVARIYMSAGNGTITVNNKAIEEYFPFDLHQIVVKQPLTLVGVEGNYDVKINVDGGGIKGQAEAARLAISRALCEIDETHRSPLKKEGFLTRDPRMVERKKPGRRKARRRFQFSKR, from the coding sequence ATGGAAATGATCAACACAATCGGTCGAAGAAAAACATCCGTAGCCAGAATCTACATGTCTGCTGGCAATGGTACGATCACTGTAAACAACAAAGCAATTGAAGAGTACTTCCCATTTGACTTGCATCAGATCGTTGTAAAGCAGCCTTTGACCCTAGTAGGTGTAGAAGGTAACTACGACGTGAAAATCAATGTAGACGGAGGAGGTATCAAAGGTCAAGCAGAAGCTGCTAGACTAGCGATCTCTAGAGCGCTTTGTGAAATCGACGAGACTCACAGAAGCCCGTTGAAAAAAGAAGGTTTCCTTACTCGTGACCCAAGAATGGTAGAACGTAAGAAGCCAGGACGTAGAAAAGCAAGAAGAAGATTCCAGTTCTCCAAGCGTTAA
- a CDS encoding HipA family kinase — MNSVSSIDSPVFPSPDLRKVNVTRYVMPLREGGSLPALADADDGFSYVLKFKGAGQREKALIAELICGELARFLGFKVPELVFAELDEAFGRSEGDEEIQDLLKSSQGLNLGLHFLSKALTFDPGATVVDEWTASKLVWFDAWITNVDRTFRNTNLLVWNRELWLIDHGASLVFHHAWENYQRQISSSFPMISNHVLLPFATKLEEADHEMKSKLTEVVIKQVVDMVPDEWILAGRDTETAEEARKVYVDFLWSRLEQSFHFVNGAIDARKSLV; from the coding sequence ATGAACTCCGTTTCTTCTATCGATAGTCCCGTTTTTCCAAGTCCTGATTTGCGTAAAGTAAATGTCACCCGCTATGTCATGCCTCTTCGCGAAGGTGGATCATTGCCAGCACTTGCTGATGCTGATGATGGATTTAGCTATGTCTTGAAATTTAAAGGAGCAGGTCAGCGGGAAAAAGCCCTTATTGCAGAATTGATCTGTGGGGAATTGGCTAGATTTCTTGGATTCAAAGTGCCCGAGTTGGTTTTTGCCGAATTGGATGAGGCTTTTGGACGGTCTGAGGGTGATGAGGAAATCCAAGACCTGCTTAAAAGTAGTCAAGGTCTTAATTTGGGACTTCATTTTTTATCCAAAGCACTGACTTTTGATCCGGGTGCGACCGTAGTCGATGAATGGACCGCCTCTAAGTTGGTCTGGTTTGATGCTTGGATTACCAATGTCGATCGGACGTTTCGCAATACCAATTTGCTCGTATGGAACCGTGAACTTTGGCTCATCGATCATGGGGCATCCTTGGTTTTTCATCATGCATGGGAGAACTACCAGCGCCAGATTTCATCCTCTTTTCCTATGATTAGCAATCATGTATTGTTGCCTTTTGCCACAAAATTGGAAGAAGCAGATCATGAGATGAAAAGTAAATTAACCGAAGTTGTGATCAAACAGGTGGTTGATATGGTGCCGGATGAGTGGATCTTAGCCGGTAGAGATACCGAAACTGCCGAGGAAGCGCGGAAGGTTTATGTGGACTTTCTGTGGAGTCGTTTGGAACAATCTTTTCACTTTGTAAACGGAGCCATCGATGCAAGAAAATCACTTGTTTGA
- a CDS encoding sensor histidine kinase: protein MLNTSKGISFVLGLAISALMVAFLSLLEESSYQVLLLAGLLSFSISYLLINFTLEFLVFREISNLYLLLEKIQKKDLTELNDSGKSLRSSLSPLHKINAVINSYAIARQREIETLQKNAEFRREFIADISHELKTPIFATQGYIHTLLDGAMDDKAVRMKFLKRAAKSLDSLDVLVQDLLTLNQMESGVIKFNFSDFDLKELILEVMEQLEHKASKRKVAIHFDFDQEKNHTTHADRQKIFRVCQNLIFNAVKYNHEGGDVKIHLKVQKNSLLVEVKDNGPGIPPEDLKRIFERFYRVEKSRSKKEGGTGLGLAIAKHILEGHKSKINVASTLGKGSVFSFSLPLEKEKKTSEKEAPTAQAT, encoded by the coding sequence ATGTTAAATACTTCCAAGGGCATATCGTTCGTCCTAGGACTGGCTATTTCCGCCTTGATGGTGGCTTTTTTGTCCTTGCTGGAGGAGTCATCTTATCAAGTTTTACTCCTTGCTGGACTGCTTTCGTTTTCGATCTCTTATCTGTTAATCAATTTCACGCTTGAGTTTTTGGTATTTCGGGAGATTTCCAATCTGTATTTATTATTGGAAAAAATCCAAAAAAAGGACTTAACCGAGCTAAACGACTCAGGTAAATCCCTCCGATCCTCCCTTTCTCCATTGCACAAAATCAATGCGGTGATCAACTCATACGCTATTGCTAGGCAACGCGAAATTGAAACCCTACAAAAAAACGCTGAATTCCGACGGGAATTTATTGCAGATATTTCTCACGAATTAAAGACTCCGATTTTCGCCACACAAGGGTACATCCATACGCTTTTAGATGGAGCAATGGACGATAAGGCCGTTCGAATGAAATTCTTAAAGCGCGCTGCAAAAAGCTTGGATTCACTGGATGTGTTAGTGCAGGATCTCCTTACACTAAATCAAATGGAAAGCGGAGTGATCAAATTTAACTTTTCCGACTTTGATTTGAAGGAGTTGATTCTAGAGGTGATGGAACAGCTAGAACACAAAGCCTCGAAGCGAAAAGTGGCCATTCACTTCGATTTCGATCAAGAAAAAAATCATACCACCCATGCCGACAGGCAGAAAATTTTTCGGGTCTGCCAAAATCTGATTTTCAACGCGGTCAAATACAATCACGAAGGTGGTGATGTCAAAATCCATCTCAAAGTCCAAAAGAACTCCCTATTAGTGGAAGTTAAAGACAATGGACCGGGCATTCCTCCTGAGGATTTAAAACGAATTTTCGAGCGATTTTATCGAGTGGAAAAAAGCCGATCTAAAAAAGAAGGTGGAACTGGCTTGGGGCTAGCTATCGCCAAGCACATTCTGGAAGGTCACAAGAGCAAAATTAATGTGGCCTCCACCCTTGGAAAGGGTTCGGTTTTCAGCTTTTCACTTCCACTGGAAAAAGAGAAGAAAACAAGTGAAAAAGAAGCACCAACTGCTCAGGCTACATAA
- a CDS encoding ABC transporter permease, whose translation MLFFQLTWESFRFAITALKSNLTRTVLSLLGVTVGIFAIIAVFTLVDSLEGKIKSSFAFLGTNVMRVDRFPFASGPQDYPWWKYFQRPPGTFAEYKFLEERLKNAEAVTISASATATVQAGSNSYEGVALSGIAYTYQNVYEVALEEGRYFTESEINASRNLAIVGKKIANILYPNQSAVGKEVKIRGMKFTVVGIFEEEGEGFLDLPSKDEACLIPYGAFSKMYYTGRNGLEPTIAAKGMESDIGLVALENEMTGLMRAKRGLKPTQEDNFSLNKTEFIQNAIGSIFDVISVAGWVIGGFSILVGGFGIANIMFVSVRERTNIIGIQKSLGAKNYFILFQFLFEAMCLSLIGGITGIILVYLLSFMPLGSLDLILSFTNIILGLGVSSIIGIVAGIVPATLAARMDPVEAIRTT comes from the coding sequence ATGCTGTTTTTCCAATTGACTTGGGAGAGTTTCCGCTTCGCCATCACTGCTTTAAAATCCAATCTTACTCGTACTGTTTTGTCCCTTTTGGGGGTAACAGTAGGGATTTTTGCCATTATCGCCGTATTCACATTGGTGGATTCATTGGAGGGAAAAATAAAATCCTCCTTCGCATTTTTAGGCACCAATGTTATGCGGGTTGACCGCTTCCCTTTTGCTTCAGGGCCTCAAGATTATCCTTGGTGGAAGTATTTTCAACGACCTCCCGGAACTTTTGCCGAATACAAATTTTTGGAAGAGCGATTGAAAAATGCTGAAGCAGTTACCATTTCAGCATCCGCTACTGCGACTGTCCAGGCTGGATCTAACTCCTACGAAGGTGTAGCCCTTAGTGGGATTGCCTACACCTATCAAAATGTATATGAGGTGGCTCTTGAAGAAGGCAGATATTTTACCGAATCCGAAATCAATGCTTCCCGAAACCTGGCAATTGTAGGAAAGAAGATTGCCAACATTCTTTATCCAAATCAATCTGCTGTGGGTAAAGAAGTGAAAATCCGAGGCATGAAATTTACAGTAGTCGGGATTTTTGAAGAAGAGGGTGAAGGGTTTCTTGACCTACCTTCCAAAGACGAGGCTTGTCTAATTCCATATGGAGCATTTTCTAAAATGTATTACACGGGTAGGAATGGTCTTGAACCAACAATTGCCGCAAAAGGCATGGAATCTGATATTGGCTTAGTGGCCTTAGAAAATGAAATGACTGGATTGATGCGGGCTAAAAGAGGGCTTAAACCTACCCAAGAAGACAACTTTTCACTCAACAAAACAGAATTTATTCAAAACGCCATTGGTTCCATTTTCGACGTTATTTCAGTGGCTGGATGGGTTATTGGTGGATTTTCAATTCTTGTAGGAGGATTCGGAATTGCAAATATCATGTTTGTCTCCGTTCGTGAGCGAACCAATATCATCGGCATCCAAAAATCTCTCGGTGCCAAAAATTACTTTATCCTTTTCCAGTTTTTGTTTGAGGCGATGTGCTTGAGTCTCATTGGAGGCATTACTGGAATTATTTTGGTTTATCTCCTAAGTTTTATGCCATTGGGAAGTCTAGATCTAATTCTATCCTTTACCAACATCATATTGGGTCTTGGAGTCTCATCCATAATCGGGATTGTTGCCGGAATTGTACCTGCGACACTTGCTGCCCGAATGGATCCGGTGGAAGCGATTCGAACCACCTAA
- the tsf gene encoding translation elongation factor Ts produces the protein MAITAQDVNKLRQMTGAGMMDCKKALTEAEGDFEKAVDILRKKGQKVSASRADRETKEGVVVTRVAESGAKGILLSLTCETDFVAKNEEFGAFANTLIDLAVANNCTEKEQILALPFENITVAEKIVEMTGKIGEKIEISHFEVINAEQVVTYIHSNGKLGVLVGMVNTSGADVEEAGKDVAMQIAAMNPVAVDKDGVDASMIEREIEIGKEQARAEGKPEEMLEKIAMGKLQKFYKESTLLSQQFVKDNSLSIAQYLNNVSKGLTVNAFKRISIG, from the coding sequence ATGGCAATTACTGCACAAGACGTAAACAAACTGAGACAAATGACCGGTGCCGGCATGATGGACTGCAAAAAAGCTTTGACTGAAGCAGAAGGCGACTTCGAAAAAGCAGTAGACATCCTCAGAAAGAAAGGTCAAAAAGTATCTGCTTCCAGAGCAGACCGTGAAACTAAAGAAGGCGTAGTAGTAACTCGAGTTGCTGAAAGTGGCGCAAAAGGCATTCTACTTTCTTTGACTTGCGAAACTGACTTCGTAGCTAAAAACGAAGAATTCGGTGCTTTTGCCAACACCTTGATTGACCTTGCAGTTGCTAATAACTGCACTGAAAAGGAACAAATCCTTGCGCTTCCTTTTGAAAATATCACTGTAGCTGAGAAAATCGTAGAAATGACCGGTAAAATCGGTGAGAAAATTGAAATCTCTCATTTCGAAGTTATCAATGCTGAGCAAGTTGTTACCTATATCCACTCTAATGGTAAATTGGGTGTATTGGTAGGTATGGTGAATACTTCTGGCGCTGATGTGGAAGAAGCTGGAAAAGACGTAGCAATGCAAATTGCTGCAATGAATCCAGTAGCAGTAGATAAGGATGGCGTAGATGCTTCTATGATCGAAAGAGAAATCGAAATCGGTAAGGAGCAAGCTAGAGCAGAAGGTAAGCCTGAAGAAATGTTGGAAAAAATCGCAATGGGCAAGCTTCAGAAATTCTACAAAGAAAGCACCTTGTTGAGCCAGCAGTTTGTGAAAGACAACTCCTTGTCTATCGCACAATACCTAAACAATGTAAGCAAAGGCTTGACTGTAAACGCATTCAAGAGAATCTCTATCGGATAA
- the rpsB gene encoding 30S ribosomal protein S2, with translation MSKIEYKDLLDAGVHFGHLTRKWDPRMAPYIFMEKNGIHIIDLNKTLACLEEASNAIKQIVRSGKKVMFVATKKQAKDLVAAEAQRLNMPFVTERWLGGMLTNFATIRKSLKKMSSLEKMMKEDSYKNLAKKERLMVSRQKDKMENVLGGIADLSRLPAALFVVDIKREHIAIAEAQKLGIPVFALVDTNSNPNEVDFPIPANDDAFKSVSLLVKAIGAAIEEGLSERKKDKDDAKLSEEEEAKRAVDAETNE, from the coding sequence ATGTCAAAAATCGAATACAAAGACTTACTGGATGCTGGTGTTCACTTCGGACACTTGACGAGAAAGTGGGATCCAAGAATGGCTCCATATATCTTCATGGAGAAAAACGGTATCCATATTATCGACCTCAACAAAACGCTTGCTTGCCTCGAAGAAGCATCCAACGCAATCAAGCAAATTGTACGTTCCGGCAAAAAAGTAATGTTTGTCGCTACGAAAAAACAAGCCAAAGATCTAGTAGCTGCAGAAGCACAGCGTCTAAATATGCCATTCGTGACCGAAAGATGGTTGGGTGGTATGTTGACCAACTTCGCTACCATCAGAAAATCTCTTAAGAAGATGTCTTCTTTGGAGAAAATGATGAAAGAAGACTCTTACAAGAACTTGGCGAAAAAAGAGCGTCTGATGGTAAGCCGTCAGAAAGACAAAATGGAAAATGTATTGGGCGGTATCGCTGACCTAAGCAGACTTCCTGCAGCTCTTTTCGTAGTAGATATCAAAAGAGAACACATCGCGATCGCTGAAGCTCAAAAATTGGGTATTCCTGTGTTTGCTTTGGTGGATACGAACTCTAACCCTAACGAGGTAGATTTCCCAATCCCAGCAAACGATGACGCATTCAAGTCAGTATCTCTTTTGGTGAAGGCAATCGGAGCAGCTATCGAAGAAGGTCTTTCTGAGCGTAAGAAAGACAAGGACGATGCTAAACTTTCTGAAGAGGAAGAAGCAAAAAGAGCTGTAGACGCCGAAACTAACGAATAA
- the recA gene encoding recombinase RecA, whose protein sequence is MSNAEKLKALQLTIDKLEKTYGKGTVMKLSDNTVQDIPAISTGSLGLDMALGVGGIPRGRVIEIYGPESSGKTTLTMHCIAEAQKAGGLAAFIDAEHAFDKTYAEKLGIDTENLLISQPDNGEQALEIAEHLIRSGAIDIIVIDSVAALVPKGELEGEMGESKMGLQARLMSQALRKLTGAINKTGCACIFINQLRDKIGVMFGNPETTTGGNALKFYASVRLDIRRVGQIKEGADNILGNRTRVKVVKNKVAPPFKVVEFDIMYGQGISKVGEIIDLGVELEIIKKAGSWFSYNGEKLGQGRDAVKNLLLDNPELMEELESKIKAASGLLPTEPTVGLED, encoded by the coding sequence ATGAGCAACGCTGAAAAATTGAAAGCTTTGCAGCTTACTATTGATAAGCTGGAAAAAACTTACGGTAAGGGTACCGTAATGAAGCTAAGTGATAATACAGTTCAAGATATTCCAGCTATTTCCACCGGTTCTTTGGGACTGGATATGGCCTTAGGAGTTGGAGGGATTCCAAGAGGAAGAGTGATCGAAATCTATGGGCCTGAATCGTCTGGTAAAACTACCCTTACCATGCACTGCATTGCCGAAGCTCAAAAGGCTGGGGGATTAGCGGCTTTCATTGATGCTGAACATGCATTTGACAAGACTTATGCAGAAAAGCTGGGGATCGATACTGAAAACTTACTGATTTCTCAGCCGGATAATGGTGAACAGGCATTGGAAATTGCTGAACATTTGATTCGCTCTGGAGCCATAGATATTATCGTGATTGACTCTGTTGCAGCATTGGTTCCTAAAGGTGAACTCGAAGGTGAAATGGGAGAAAGCAAAATGGGGCTTCAAGCTCGATTGATGTCGCAAGCCCTTCGAAAGCTGACCGGTGCGATCAATAAAACTGGCTGTGCGTGTATTTTCATTAACCAGCTTCGGGACAAAATTGGGGTGATGTTTGGTAATCCAGAGACAACCACTGGCGGTAATGCCCTTAAATTTTATGCTTCAGTACGTCTTGACATCCGAAGAGTAGGTCAAATCAAGGAAGGTGCAGATAATATTTTGGGTAACCGTACTCGGGTTAAAGTAGTGAAAAATAAAGTGGCTCCTCCTTTCAAAGTGGTTGAATTTGACATCATGTATGGTCAAGGAATCTCTAAGGTCGGAGAGATTATTGACTTGGGAGTAGAGTTGGAAATCATCAAGAAGGCAGGATCTTGGTTCTCTTATAATGGAGAAAAACTCGGTCAAGGTCGTGATGCAGTAAAAAATCTCTTGCTAGATAATCCTGAGCTGATGGAGGAATTGGAATCCAAAATCAAAGCGGCATCTGGATTATTGCCAACTGAACCTACCGTCGGTTTGGAAGATTGA
- the rplM gene encoding 50S ribosomal protein L13 — protein MDTLSYKTISANNSTVEKQWVIVDAQSAILGRLASEVAKILRGKTKPSFTPNVDCGDNVIVINADKVRLTGDKWNAKVYVRHTGYPGGQRISTPKLLKQKSSAILVEKAVRGMLPKNRLGSKLYGNLYVYEGSEHPHAAQQPKAITL, from the coding sequence GTGGATACTCTGAGCTATAAGACTATCTCAGCCAACAATTCCACCGTTGAAAAGCAATGGGTGATCGTGGATGCCCAGTCTGCTATTCTAGGAAGGTTGGCAAGTGAGGTTGCGAAAATCTTGAGAGGAAAGACGAAGCCAAGCTTCACTCCTAACGTAGATTGCGGTGACAATGTAATCGTGATCAACGCCGACAAGGTTAGATTGACAGGTGACAAGTGGAACGCCAAAGTATATGTGCGTCACACAGGTTATCCAGGTGGACAGCGAATCTCAACTCCTAAATTGTTGAAGCAGAAGTCTTCAGCAATCTTGGTTGAGAAAGCTGTAAGAGGCATGTTGCCTAAAAACAGATTGGGAAGCAAATTGTACGGCAACCTGTACGTGTATGAAGGATCTGAGCATCCACATGCAGCACAGCAGCCAAAAGCCATCACCCTTTAA
- a CDS encoding RluA family pseudouridine synthase, which produces MKKIDFQNLILFENEDYLVINKPPYLSSLDDRHEAQNILDLAKAHTADAQLCHRLDKETSGCLVIAKHPEAYRHLAIQFENRKVEKVYHAVVEGIKEFSEELVDRNLLANNKGIAKVSKEGKPAQTVFNTLRTYYAHTLVECKPITGRLHQIRVHLAYLKAPICGDTLYGGNPLYLSALKRRFNLKKNTEELPIMQRVSLHAYSIQFEGLDGKQISVMAPYPKDFQVLVQQLEKNA; this is translated from the coding sequence ATGAAGAAAATAGATTTTCAGAACCTTATTCTGTTTGAAAACGAGGATTACCTGGTGATCAACAAGCCGCCTTACCTTTCGAGCTTAGACGATAGGCATGAGGCGCAGAACATTCTCGACCTTGCCAAGGCCCACACAGCAGATGCCCAGCTGTGTCACCGATTGGACAAGGAAACCTCGGGATGTCTGGTGATCGCCAAGCATCCAGAGGCCTACAGGCACTTGGCTATTCAGTTTGAAAACAGAAAAGTAGAGAAAGTCTATCATGCCGTGGTCGAAGGGATTAAGGAATTCAGCGAAGAGCTGGTAGATCGTAACCTTTTGGCCAACAACAAAGGAATCGCCAAAGTCAGTAAAGAGGGGAAGCCCGCACAGACTGTCTTCAATACCTTGAGGACTTATTATGCACACACACTGGTCGAATGCAAGCCCATCACAGGTCGCCTGCATCAGATTCGGGTTCACTTGGCTTACCTCAAAGCACCGATTTGTGGAGATACTTTGTATGGCGGGAATCCACTTTACCTATCAGCTTTGAAGCGACGCTTTAATCTGAAAAAGAACACGGAGGAATTACCAATCATGCAGCGTGTATCCTTGCATGCATACTCCATTCAATTTGAAGGATTGGATGGTAAGCAAATTTCTGTCATGGCACCCTATCCGAAAGATTTTCAAGTTTTGGTCCAACAGTTGGAAAAAAATGCTTGA